DNA from Streptomyces rishiriensis:
CAGGGCGCGTTCGTGCACGAGCCGACCGAGGACGAGGCGGATCAACTCCTGACCGTCCGCACACTGCTGGAGGCGGAAGCCGCGCGGCTCGCCGCGGCGCGCGCGGACAAGGCCGGCATCGAGGCCCTGGACGAGATCCTGGCCCAGGGCATGCACGCCGTGGCGAGTGACGACGTGGACTCCGCGGTCGCCCTGAACGCCCGCTTCCACGCCAAGGTCATCGAGCTCGCGGGCAACGCGGTGCTCGCCGAACTTGCGGCCCAGGTGGACCGGCGGGTGCGCTGGTACTACACCCCGATCGCCCGGCAGCGGGGCAGCCAGTCCTGGATCGAGCACCGCGACCTGATCGCGGCGATCGCCGCCCACAACGAACAGACGGCCACCCGGCTGATGC
Protein-coding regions in this window:
- a CDS encoding GntR family transcriptional regulator, coding for MLSTGLPQGTVPRLERPGPLRDRVYEALLELITTRALQPGQHLVESELATHLGVSRQPVREALQRLNTEGWVDLRPAQGAFVHEPTEDEADQLLTVRTLLEAEAARLAAARADKAGIEALDEILAQGMHAVASDDVDSAVALNARFHAKVIELAGNAVLAELAAQVDRRVRWYYTPIARQRGSQSWIEHRDLIAAIAAHNEQTATRLMREHTEHTRRSYHDRPAS